The Pantoea nemavictus genome includes a region encoding these proteins:
- the wzxE gene encoding lipid III flippase WzxE — translation MSLAKASVWTASSTLIKIVAGLLVVKLLAVSFGPEGIGQAGNFRQLITVLGVLAGAGIFNGVTTLVAQHQQQPQQLRAVTGTASAMVLGFSTLLALVFLLAARPISAALFGHAEYENVVRIVAFLQLGIAWANLTLALLKGFRDARGNALALIAGSLIGVLGYVLCWWLGGYAGALVGLALVPALVVFPALIMLRRHRDVLPLSWLKPTWQPELARNLAKFTLMALITSFTLPVAWVMMRNLLAEQQGWAQVGLWQGVTSISDAYLQFITATFSVWLLPTLARLETKPQIAREIGRALRFVLPAVAAASFCVWLLRDVAIWLLFSPQFSAMRDLFVWQLCGDVFKVGAYVFGYLVIAKASLRFYILTEISQFALLTGFSHWLIPLHGTAGAAQAYMATYVLYFALCCGTFLIYCRKK, via the coding sequence ATGTCGTTAGCCAAAGCCTCAGTCTGGACCGCCTCCTCCACGCTGATAAAAATCGTTGCCGGCTTGTTGGTGGTGAAGCTGCTAGCGGTCAGTTTTGGACCGGAAGGTATCGGGCAGGCGGGTAACTTCCGCCAGTTAATCACCGTACTCGGCGTGCTGGCAGGCGCGGGTATCTTCAACGGCGTCACCACTCTGGTGGCGCAGCATCAGCAACAGCCGCAACAATTACGTGCGGTCACCGGCACGGCGTCGGCGATGGTGCTGGGCTTTTCTACGCTGTTGGCGCTGGTTTTTTTACTGGCGGCACGGCCCATTAGCGCGGCGCTATTTGGTCATGCTGAATACGAAAATGTGGTGCGCATTGTCGCCTTTCTCCAGCTCGGCATTGCCTGGGCTAACCTGACCCTGGCGCTGCTAAAAGGTTTTCGCGATGCGCGCGGTAATGCGCTGGCGCTTATCGCTGGAAGCCTGATTGGCGTGCTTGGTTATGTATTGTGCTGGTGGCTGGGCGGTTACGCCGGTGCGCTGGTCGGTTTGGCGCTGGTACCGGCGCTGGTCGTCTTTCCTGCCCTGATCATGCTGCGACGCCATCGCGACGTATTACCGCTGAGCTGGCTTAAGCCCACATGGCAGCCCGAGCTGGCGCGTAATTTGGCGAAGTTTACGCTGATGGCGCTGATTACCTCATTCACCTTGCCGGTAGCGTGGGTGATGATGCGAAATTTGCTGGCAGAACAGCAAGGTTGGGCGCAGGTCGGCTTATGGCAGGGCGTTACCAGCATCTCCGATGCCTATTTGCAGTTTATCACCGCCACCTTTAGCGTCTGGTTGCTGCCTACGCTGGCGCGTCTGGAAACTAAGCCGCAGATAGCGCGTGAAATTGGCCGTGCGCTGCGCTTTGTTTTGCCAGCCGTCGCCGCTGCCAGTTTCTGCGTGTGGCTGCTACGCGATGTAGCTATCTGGCTGCTGTTTTCGCCGCAGTTCAGCGCCATGCGTGACCTTTTTGTCTGGCAGTTGTGTGGTGACGTCTTTAAAGTCGGCGCCTATGTTTTCGGATATCTGGTGATCGCCAAAGCGTCGCTGCGCTTTTATATTCTGACTGAAATTAGCCAGTTTGCGCTGCTAACCGGCTTCTCCCATTGGCTGATTCCGCTGCACGGTACCGCTGGAGCCGCGCAGGCTTATATGGCCACCTACGTACTCTATTTCGCCCTTTGCTGTGGCACCTTCTTGATTTATTGCCGGAAAAAATGA
- a CDS encoding TDP-N-acetylfucosamine:lipid II N-acetylfucosaminyltransferase — translation MTLFHVLGSDIPHHNHTVLRFFNDVMSAEMPGDTPRQFMVVASAPETLHAYSSLQIETFTSKRALAQAVVARAADRSQRFFFHGQFNPGIWLALLSGKLRRQQAFWHVWGADLYEEGRGLKYQLFYLLRRLAQGRVAQVFATRGDLHHYQQRHPRVPASLLYFPTRMPDMAIPASLETCDFTILLGNSGDRSNHHIAGLEAIRAQFGERVKIVVPLGYPENNHGYIDEIAAAAQRLFPAGQVTLLRDKIDFGAYLTLLSRCQLGYFMFERQQGIGTLCLLIQADIPFVLNRKNPFWRDLSEQGLPVLFSEDALDAASIAEAQRQLKQCDKSSIAFFAPGYLAGWRDALTLSERK, via the coding sequence ATGACTTTATTTCACGTGTTGGGATCGGATATCCCGCATCACAATCATACGGTGCTGCGTTTCTTTAATGACGTGATGAGCGCCGAGATGCCTGGCGATACGCCGCGTCAATTTATGGTGGTTGCCAGCGCGCCAGAAACGCTGCATGCCTATTCGTCACTGCAGATTGAAACCTTCACCAGTAAGCGTGCATTGGCGCAGGCGGTGGTGGCGCGCGCAGCCGATCGTTCGCAGCGCTTCTTCTTTCATGGCCAGTTCAATCCGGGCATTTGGCTGGCGTTACTGAGCGGCAAACTGCGCCGTCAGCAGGCGTTCTGGCATGTGTGGGGCGCGGATCTCTATGAAGAAGGACGCGGGCTCAAGTATCAGCTGTTTTATCTGCTGCGCCGCCTGGCACAGGGGCGCGTAGCGCAAGTATTTGCTACGCGAGGTGATTTGCACCATTACCAGCAACGACATCCGCGCGTTCCGGCTTCACTGCTCTATTTCCCGACGCGCATGCCAGATATGGCAATCCCCGCGTCGCTGGAAACCTGTGATTTCACCATCCTGCTTGGTAACTCTGGCGATCGCAGTAATCACCACATTGCCGGTCTGGAGGCGATTCGTGCGCAGTTTGGCGAACGGGTAAAAATTGTGGTGCCGCTCGGCTATCCGGAAAACAATCATGGCTACATTGACGAAATTGCTGCGGCCGCACAGCGCTTGTTTCCGGCGGGGCAGGTCACTTTGCTGCGCGACAAGATCGACTTTGGTGCCTATCTGACATTGCTTAGCCGCTGCCAGCTCGGCTATTTTATGTTCGAACGTCAGCAAGGCATTGGCACACTTTGTCTGCTGATTCAGGCTGATATTCCCTTCGTGCTGAACCGCAAAAATCCGTTCTGGCGCGATCTCAGTGAACAAGGCTTGCCGGTATTGTTTAGTGAAGATGCGCTGGATGCGGCCAGTATCGCTGAAGCTCAGCGGCAACTGAAGCAGTGTGATAAATCATCGATTGCCTTCTTTGCCCCGGGTTATCTGGCAGGCTGGCGCGATGCGTTAACCCTGAGTGAAAGGAAATGA
- the wzyE gene encoding ECA oligosaccharide polymerase — MSLMQFSGLLVVYLFSLGFILTLTWREFKRVRFNFHLFFTILFLLTFYFGFPLTSVLVFRFNVAVVPAEYLLQALLAATSFYAIYYVSYKVRLRPANAPARKPWLEMNRVETHLTCLLLALVAIGTVTVFFMHNGLLLFRLSAYNQIFSSEVSGVALKRFFYFFIPAMLIRYFLKPTQRQWLWFLLVSVAFGLLTYALVGGTRANIIIAFALFLFIGITRGWITLWMLVGAGVMAIGGMFWLALRRYNLDVVGDEAFYTFLYLTRDTFSPWENLALLLQNYDKIDFQGLAPIWRDFYVFIPSWMWPGRPSMILNSANYFTWEVLNNHSGLAISPTLLGSLLVMGGVWFIPIGAVAVGLLMKGFDNLYLYGRDTSNRYSGAILQSFCFGAVFNMIVLAREGLDAFGSRVVFFCLIFAACMWVAKLLYWLLARAGLIRPRSEPVLHSPS; from the coding sequence ATGAGCCTGATGCAGTTTAGTGGTCTGCTGGTGGTTTATCTGTTTTCGCTGGGTTTCATTCTGACTTTAACCTGGCGAGAATTTAAACGGGTGCGCTTCAATTTCCACCTGTTCTTTACCATTCTCTTTTTACTGACCTTCTATTTTGGCTTCCCGCTGACCAGCGTGCTGGTGTTCCGCTTTAACGTCGCGGTGGTGCCAGCGGAATATCTGCTGCAGGCGCTGCTGGCCGCCACCAGTTTTTATGCCATCTATTACGTCAGCTACAAGGTACGGCTGCGGCCGGCTAATGCGCCAGCGCGCAAACCCTGGCTGGAAATGAACCGGGTTGAAACCCATCTAACCTGCCTGCTGCTGGCGCTGGTGGCCATTGGCACCGTAACAGTGTTCTTTATGCACAATGGCTTGCTGTTGTTCAGGCTGTCGGCGTACAACCAGATTTTCTCCAGTGAAGTGTCCGGCGTGGCGCTCAAGCGCTTCTTCTATTTCTTTATTCCGGCGATGTTGATTCGTTACTTCCTCAAGCCAACGCAGCGCCAGTGGCTGTGGTTTTTGCTGGTATCGGTCGCATTTGGATTACTGACCTACGCGCTGGTGGGCGGCACGCGCGCCAATATTATTATCGCTTTTGCGCTGTTTCTGTTTATCGGTATTACGCGTGGCTGGATCACCTTGTGGATGCTGGTCGGCGCCGGCGTGATGGCGATTGGCGGCATGTTTTGGCTGGCGTTGCGTCGCTACAACCTTGATGTGGTGGGTGATGAGGCGTTTTACACCTTCCTTTATCTGACGCGCGATACCTTCTCGCCTTGGGAAAATCTGGCACTGTTACTGCAAAACTACGACAAAATCGATTTTCAAGGATTGGCGCCGATTTGGCGTGATTTCTACGTGTTCATTCCCAGCTGGATGTGGCCAGGGCGTCCATCAATGATTTTGAACAGCGCCAATTACTTTACCTGGGAAGTGTTAAACAACCATTCTGGCTTAGCTATTTCACCTACGCTGCTTGGTTCGCTGCTGGTGATGGGGGGCGTGTGGTTTATCCCGATCGGCGCGGTTGCCGTGGGCCTGCTCATGAAGGGCTTTGATAACCTTTATCTGTATGGTCGCGATACCAGTAACCGATATAGCGGGGCGATTTTGCAGAGTTTTTGCTTCGGCGCGGTATTTAACATGATCGTGCTGGCACGTGAAGGGCTGGATGCTTTTGGCTCGCGCGTGGTGTTCTTTTGTCTGATTTTTGCTGCCTGCATGTGGGTGGCTAAATTGTTGTACTGGCTGTTGGCGCGCGCGGGGCTAATTCGTCCGCGCAGCGAGCCGGTTTTACACAGCCCCTCTTAA
- the wecG gene encoding lipopolysaccharide N-acetylmannosaminouronosyltransferase: METDKPRYSLRGVDLHAFNDMASFLRFLLPDGKPRSGTLVAINAEKMLTLEEDAQLRSLIAEAEFKYPDGISIVRSLRKKYPQLQVNRIAGADLWEALMEHAGRSGIPVFLIGGRQAVLQETCDKLRRQWNVNIVGSQDGYFAPEDREALFARIAASGAQIVTVAQGSPRQELLMRDCRAYWPHALYMGVGGTYDVFTGHVQRAPIWWQKSGLEWLYRLIRQPSRWRRQLKLLKYLRYHWRGDL; this comes from the coding sequence ATGGAAACCGATAAGCCGCGCTATAGCCTGCGCGGAGTCGATCTTCACGCCTTCAACGATATGGCGAGCTTTCTGCGCTTTCTTTTGCCTGATGGTAAGCCGCGCAGCGGCACATTGGTGGCGATAAATGCTGAGAAAATGCTGACGCTGGAAGAGGATGCGCAGTTACGCTCGTTGATTGCTGAGGCAGAATTCAAATATCCGGACGGCATCAGCATCGTCCGCTCGCTGCGCAAAAAATATCCCCAACTGCAGGTCAATCGCATCGCGGGCGCGGATCTTTGGGAAGCGCTGATGGAGCATGCTGGGCGCAGCGGCATTCCAGTCTTTCTGATTGGTGGACGTCAGGCAGTGTTGCAGGAAACCTGCGACAAGCTGCGTCGGCAGTGGAATGTGAATATCGTTGGCAGTCAGGATGGTTACTTTGCCCCTGAAGATCGCGAGGCGCTGTTTGCCCGTATTGCGGCAAGCGGCGCGCAGATTGTTACGGTAGCGCAGGGTTCGCCGCGTCAGGAGTTGCTGATGCGTGATTGCCGCGCATATTGGCCGCATGCGCTCTATATGGGCGTGGGTGGCACTTATGATGTTTTCACTGGGCACGTTCAGCGCGCGCCAATCTGGTGGCAAAAATCCGGGTTGGAATGGCTTTATCGTCTCATTCGTCAACCTTCACGCTGGCGTCGCCAATTAAAGCTGCTGAAATATTTACGCTACCATTGGCGCGGCGATCTCTGA
- the hemY gene encoding protoheme IX biogenesis protein HemY encodes MLKVLVLFLLLIAGIVIGPIVAGHQGYVLIQTDNWNIETSVTGLAIILILSLLVILLVEWILRRLFRTGARTRGWFTGRKRRSAQRHTQSALMKLAEGDFKQAEKLLSKNADHADQPVANYLLAAEAAQQRGDEIRANQHLERAAELSVNDTIPVEITRVRLQLARNEDHAARHGVDRLLEVAPRHPEVLRLAEQAYVRTGAWGALLDILPAMQKVQINDEAQRDALQQQAWLGLMNQAMADQGSDGLKKWWQDQSRKTRQETALQVAMAEHLIECDDPDTAQSIVLDGLKRQYDDRLVLLMPRIKSGDPQSLEKALRQQIKQHGATPLLHSTLGQMLMRHGEWQQAAEAFQQALAQRPDAFDYAWLADVYDRLHRPEDAAKMRREGLLLTLKTNPST; translated from the coding sequence ATGCTTAAAGTATTGGTGCTTTTCCTGCTGCTGATTGCGGGCATTGTAATCGGGCCGATAGTTGCTGGCCATCAAGGCTATGTGCTGATTCAGACCGACAACTGGAACATCGAAACCAGTGTGACGGGACTGGCGATTATCTTGATCCTCAGCCTGCTGGTAATTTTGTTAGTCGAGTGGATTCTGCGTCGCCTGTTCCGCACTGGCGCACGCACGCGCGGCTGGTTTACGGGCCGCAAGCGTCGTAGCGCGCAGCGTCACACGCAAAGCGCGCTGATGAAGCTAGCAGAGGGCGATTTCAAGCAGGCAGAAAAACTGCTGTCGAAAAATGCCGATCACGCCGATCAGCCGGTCGCAAACTACTTGCTGGCTGCGGAAGCGGCACAGCAACGTGGTGATGAAATTCGCGCTAATCAGCATCTGGAGCGTGCCGCCGAGTTGTCGGTGAACGATACCATTCCGGTTGAAATCACCCGCGTGCGTCTGCAATTAGCGCGTAATGAAGATCATGCTGCTCGTCACGGCGTCGACCGCCTGCTGGAAGTGGCGCCTCGCCATCCGGAAGTGCTTCGTCTGGCAGAACAAGCCTATGTACGTACCGGCGCGTGGGGTGCACTGCTCGATATCTTGCCTGCAATGCAAAAAGTGCAAATCAACGATGAAGCACAGCGCGACGCATTGCAGCAGCAAGCCTGGCTGGGCCTGATGAATCAGGCGATGGCCGATCAGGGTAGCGACGGCTTGAAAAAGTGGTGGCAGGACCAGAGTCGTAAAACGCGTCAGGAAACCGCACTGCAAGTGGCGATGGCGGAACATCTGATTGAGTGTGACGACCCGGATACGGCGCAAAGCATCGTGCTGGACGGCCTGAAACGCCAGTATGACGATCGTCTGGTGCTGCTGATGCCGCGTATTAAAAGCGGCGATCCGCAATCGCTAGAGAAAGCACTGCGCCAGCAGATTAAACAGCACGGCGCTACGCCACTGTTGCACAGTACGCTGGGTCAGATGCTGATGCGTCATGGTGAATGGCAGCAGGCGGCAGAGGCATTCCAGCAAGCGTTAGCGCAGCGACCGGATGCCTTTGATTATGCCTGGTTGGCGGATGTTTACGATCGTCTGCATCGCCCGGAAGACGCCGCGAAAATGCGTCGGGAAGGCTTGTTACTCACGCTGAAGACCAATCCCAGCACCTGA
- the hemX gene encoding uroporphyrinogen-III C-methyltransferase — protein sequence MTEQKASSAMVEETTPADNSPSPATKPPRDKKSDGKVLSAVAIVIALAIGAGLYLNGKHQADLQAQTNQNLTEQLSALQQQLGSDKQQLTQQLESANSALQETRTQQDNSAKELETLRDKVATISGNDTRTWLLAQADYLVKLAGRKLWSDQDVTTAAALLKSADTSLADMNDPSVMNVRRALTQDISSLSAVSQVDYDGTILKLNQLSNGVDNLRLADNDSDDSPMDADGGELSSSLHEWRQNLVKSWHNFMDDFITIRRRDNTAQPLLAPNQDVYLRENIRSRLLIAAQAVPRHQDEIYKQSIDAVSTWVRAWYDTNDAATKAFLAQLDELSQQSISMDVPDTLESQPLLEKLMQTRVRNLLAQPSVAADQQGG from the coding sequence ATGACGGAACAAAAAGCCTCCTCCGCCATGGTTGAAGAAACCACCCCAGCGGACAATTCTCCCTCTCCAGCAACCAAGCCTCCTCGCGATAAAAAGAGCGATGGCAAGGTGCTGAGTGCGGTGGCGATTGTCATTGCGCTGGCGATTGGGGCGGGACTTTACCTCAATGGGAAACACCAGGCCGATTTACAGGCTCAAACTAATCAGAATCTGACTGAGCAGCTGAGCGCCTTGCAGCAGCAACTAGGCAGCGATAAACAGCAGCTGACGCAACAACTGGAGAGCGCCAACAGCGCCTTACAAGAGACGCGCACGCAGCAGGACAACAGTGCTAAAGAGCTGGAAACCCTGCGTGATAAAGTCGCCACCATTTCGGGTAACGATACCCGCACCTGGCTGCTGGCTCAGGCGGATTACCTCGTCAAACTGGCGGGCCGCAAACTGTGGAGCGATCAGGATGTCACTACCGCAGCAGCGTTACTGAAAAGTGCCGATACCAGCCTGGCGGATATGAACGATCCAAGTGTGATGAACGTGCGTCGTGCGTTGACGCAGGATATCAGCTCGCTCTCCGCAGTCAGCCAGGTTGATTATGACGGCACTATTCTCAAGCTCAATCAGCTGTCGAACGGCGTTGATAATCTGCGCCTGGCCGATAACGACAGCGATGATTCACCGATGGATGCCGATGGCGGTGAGCTCTCTAGCTCACTGCACGAGTGGCGACAAAACCTGGTGAAAAGCTGGCATAACTTTATGGATGATTTCATCACCATCCGTCGTCGCGATAACACCGCACAGCCGCTGCTGGCACCCAATCAGGACGTTTACCTGCGTGAAAACATCCGTTCGCGTCTGCTCATTGCTGCTCAGGCTGTACCGCGTCATCAGGACGAAATTTATAAACAGTCTATTGATGCCGTCTCAACCTGGGTACGCGCCTGGTACGACACCAATGATGCCGCCACCAAAGCCTTCCTCGCTCAGTTAGATGAACTGAGCCAGCAAAGCATTTCGATGGATGTGCCGGACACGCTGGAAAGTCAGCCGCTGCTGGAAAAACTGATGCAAACCCGTGTGCGTAATTTGCTGGCTCAGCCATCGGTTGCCGCTGACCAGCAGGGAGGCTAA
- the hemD gene encoding uroporphyrinogen-III synthase, whose translation MTILVTRPEPAATELVSRLRNLGKLAWSFPLIEFTPGRDLQHLPHQLAALQPGDLVFLLSQQVVTFAQPALQHHTTAWPEALNYYAIGRSTALALHTVSNLKVDYPHARETSEELVRLNRLQQVNGKRALILRGSPGRELLAETLIERGAEVQYCECYQRCEKHYNGAIEGRRWRDRGITTLVVTSGEMLQQLFSLFPPIDRREWLLHCRLVVVSERLATQAAELGWQDIDVADGADNDALLRALR comes from the coding sequence ATGACCATCCTCGTGACCCGTCCGGAACCGGCTGCTACCGAACTGGTTTCGCGCTTGCGAAACCTGGGGAAGCTGGCATGGAGTTTTCCGCTCATTGAATTCACGCCGGGTCGCGATCTTCAACATCTGCCGCATCAACTTGCCGCACTGCAGCCGGGCGATCTGGTATTTTTGCTATCGCAGCAGGTCGTGACCTTCGCCCAACCCGCTTTACAGCACCACACCACAGCATGGCCCGAAGCACTCAACTATTATGCTATCGGTCGCAGCACCGCGTTGGCGTTACACACCGTCAGTAATCTGAAAGTAGACTATCCTCATGCGCGGGAGACCAGTGAAGAACTGGTGCGTCTGAATCGTTTGCAGCAGGTAAACGGCAAACGCGCGTTAATTCTGCGGGGCAGCCCAGGCCGCGAATTACTGGCAGAAACGCTGATTGAACGCGGTGCTGAAGTGCAGTATTGCGAGTGTTATCAGCGCTGTGAAAAACACTATAACGGCGCGATTGAAGGCCGCCGCTGGCGCGATCGCGGGATTACAACGCTGGTGGTCACCAGCGGTGAAATGTTACAACAACTCTTTTCTCTGTTTCCGCCGATTGATCGACGGGAATGGTTACTGCACTGTCGGCTTGTAGTCGTCAGTGAACGTTTGGCTACGCAAGCCGCTGAATTAGGCTGGCAGGACATTGATGTAGCCGATGGTGCCGATAACGATGCGCTGCTGCGCGCGTTACGCTGA
- the hemC gene encoding hydroxymethylbilane synthase gives MLNKIFRIATRQSPLALWQAQYVQQRLMAAHPGLQVELLPMVTKGDVILDTPLAKVGGKGLFVKELELAMLEDRADLAVHSMKDVPIDFPQGLGLVTICEREDPRDAFVSNRYHSIDELPQGAVVGTSSLRRQCQISARRPDLVIRSLRGNVGTRLGKLDAGEYDAIILAAAGLKRLGLEDRIRQAMPAEISLPAVGQGAVGIECRVDDAQLITLLQALNHDDTAVCVRAERAMNTRLEGGCQVPIGSFAVLEDDQLWLRGLVGSPDGNQMVVGERRGPRDQAEQMGISLAEELLDGGARDILREVYQGQPPA, from the coding sequence ATGTTAAACAAAATTTTCAGAATTGCTACCAGACAAAGTCCTCTCGCTCTGTGGCAGGCACAATATGTCCAACAGCGCCTGATGGCAGCCCATCCGGGGCTACAGGTAGAGCTGCTGCCGATGGTCACGAAAGGTGATGTCATCCTTGATACGCCGCTGGCCAAAGTGGGCGGCAAAGGGCTTTTTGTCAAAGAGCTTGAGTTGGCAATGCTGGAAGACCGTGCCGATCTTGCCGTGCACTCGATGAAGGATGTGCCGATCGATTTTCCGCAAGGGCTCGGTCTGGTGACCATTTGCGAGCGTGAAGATCCACGCGATGCTTTTGTCTCTAATCGTTACCACAGCATTGATGAACTGCCGCAGGGCGCGGTGGTCGGTACCTCCAGCCTGCGTCGCCAGTGCCAGATTAGCGCGCGTCGTCCAGATTTAGTCATCCGTTCGCTGCGCGGCAACGTTGGAACCCGTCTCGGTAAACTCGATGCCGGGGAATACGACGCCATCATTCTTGCTGCGGCAGGACTGAAGCGTTTAGGCCTGGAAGATCGCATCCGCCAGGCGATGCCCGCAGAGATCTCATTGCCTGCCGTTGGCCAGGGCGCTGTCGGCATCGAATGCCGTGTTGATGATGCGCAATTGATTACGCTGCTGCAGGCGCTGAATCACGATGATACCGCCGTGTGCGTGCGCGCTGAACGCGCGATGAACACGCGGCTGGAAGGCGGTTGTCAGGTGCCGATCGGTAGCTTCGCGGTACTGGAAGACGATCAGTTATGGCTGCGTGGTTTAGTCGGTTCACCTGACGGCAATCAGATGGTGGTAGGCGAGCGTCGTGGTCCACGCGATCAGGCCGAACAAATGGGCATTTCGTTAGCTGAAGAGCTGCTTGATGGTGGCGCGCGCGACATTTTGCGTGAAGTTTATCAGGGACAACCTCCCGCATGA